Genomic DNA from Deltaproteobacteria bacterium PRO3:
TGGCTGGCGGAGTTGAAGGAAGACCTGCTCGAGCTCCGCCTCGCCGCTCCCGCCGGCGCCGCGCAGCGCCTGCCGCTGCGCCGCCTCGAGCGCCCCGGTCTCGCCCGGCGGCGACATATTGCCGTAGCGGGGATGAACGAGGGTTCGTATCCTTCTCCTCCTTCGCCCGCCTTTTTCGAAGAAGAAAGCCTGCGCTTCTTCACCTTGCACGAGGAGGGCCTCGCCTTCCGCCAACTGCTGCACTTGGCGGAGGAGGAGGCGACGCTCAGCTACGCGCAGCTCTCGCTCTCCGGCCGCGCGCTGCCCCCCTCGCCGCTCCTGGCCGATCTGGACGCGGCGACCTGGCGGGAACCGGAGGTCGAACTCGCGCCGCGGCGCGAGGGCCGGCACCCTTACTTCGCGGAAAACGCCGCCCGCGAGGCGCGCCGGCACCGCGGGGCCGAGCCCGGCCTGGACTCGGGCCGCTTGAGCTCCCTCCCGCTCGGGGGGACTATTCTCGACGAGCTGCTGCGCCGGCCGCTCAGCGCCACCTATCTCGACGATTTTGCCAAATGCCCCTGGCGTTTTTTCGCCAAGCGTTTTTTGCAATTGAAGGAAGAGCCGGAGGAAGACCTCGAGATCGACCCGAGGCGCCGCGGCAGCCTGAGCCACCGCCTCCTCGAGGAGAGCTTCGCCCGCTTGATCGAGAATTTTTTCAGCCGCGGAAATTTTCCCACGCCCGAGGACACCCGGGCCGCGCTGGAGACCGCCTTCGCCCGACTGCGCGACGCGGCCCTGGCCGAGGCCTCCCGCGTCCCCCGGGTCCTGCTCACCGACCAACTCGAACGGCTGCGCGGCACGGCGCAGGCCCTGCTTGAGCAAGAGCAGGCGGCCTGGAGCGAGGCCCCCGCGCGCCTCATCCCCCGCCACCTGGAATGGGGCTTCGGGCGCGGCGGCCGGCCGCCGCTGACCCTCGATCTGCCCGGCGGCCCTTCCCTGCCCTTGACCGGCGCCGTCGACCGCATCGACGTCAGCGAGGATGAGAGCCGGTTTCTGCTCATCGATTACAAGACCTCGAAGACCTCCGACTTGGCCCGCGAGATCCGGGAAGGGCTCAGCCTGCAGCTCTGGATCTACCTGCGGGCGGTGCGCCGCCTGCTCTACCCGCGGGCCGAGGCCCTCGGCGGGCTCTATTGGGATCTCAAGGAGACGAAAAAAGACCAGGGTATGGCGAGGCGGGAGGCGATCCAGGACTACTTGAAAAAGAAACCGACCGCCCAGGCGAAGAGCTTTTTGAAGGACGAGGACTTCGAGGCCTTGGAGGCGCGGCTGGAGACCGCCGCGATCGATATCCTGCAAAGGATCCTGCGCGGGGATTTTTCCCTGACGCCGGCCCAATGCCTGGGGCCCCGCTGCGAATACCGCGAGATCTGCCGCTATGACGACAAACCGAGAAACTGAAGACGGGCACGAGGCCCTGCTGGCCCGCGCCGTCGGCTTGCTGGACCGCGACGCGATCATCGTCGCCAACGCCGGCGCCGGCAAGACCTACCTGCTGGTCGAGCACTACTTCGCCCTGCTGGAGGCCGGCCTCGAGCCGGCCCAGGTCGTCGCCTTCACCTTCACCGAAAAGGCGGCGAACGAATTGAAAGAGCGCATCGTCGCGCGGCTGCGCACGCACCCCGGCTTCGCCGGGCTGCCCGACGAGGTGCTGCGCGACTACCGCGCGAAGATCCTCAACGGGCCGATCGGGACCATCCATCAATACTGCCTGCGGATCATCGAGGCCTCGCGCAGCGCCGGCGAGCGCGCCGCCGTCAAGATCGTCGACGAGGCCCTCGAATCCGCCCTGCAAGAATCCGTCCTCCGCGCCTACCTGCGGCGGCGCTTCGAGGCCGAGGACCCCGACGCCCTCCGGCTGCTCCGGCGCTTCGGGATCCGCGACCTGGGCTTGATCCTCGAGCGCTACCTCGCCTTCCTTCCGATGGAGCCCGAGGAAGGCCTGCCCCTGCCGCCGCCGGAGGAGGAAGAGCGGCTCCTGCTGGAGGCGGTGGAGCGGCTGGGCGGGCCCCTCTGGGAGGAGATCCAGGCGCAGAAGCGCGCCCTGGGCTGGATGAGCTTCGCCGACATGGAGCGCCGCGCCCTCGAATTGCTCCAGCGGCCGCCCGAGACGCTGAAACAATTCCTCCAACCGGTCGCGCACATCCTCGTCGACGAATTCCAGGACACCGCGCCGATCCAAATCCGCCTCATCGAGGCGCTGCGCGCCCAGGGACGCGCGGCGGGGAAGCGGTTGCGCCTCTTCTGCGTCGGCGACCCCAAGCAGTCGATCTACCGCTTCCGCGACGTGGACCGAAACCTTTTGCAGAAGACCGAGGCGGAGATCCTGGCCGGCGGCGGCGAGAAATTCGACTTTGTCGTCAACTTCCGCTCGACGCCCGAGGTACTCGGGTTGGTCAACGCCTTCTCGCGCGGCGCCTTTCCCGAGGCGCGGGACTCCGTCGCCCAACGCCCCTCTTCCGCCGAGAGCCTCGCCCGACTGGTCGAGATTCGGCCGCAGGGGGACGGCGAAGGGGCCGAGAGCTATGCCGCGGCGGAGGCCCGATGCGTCGCCGAGGCCGTCGCCTCGCGGCGCGGGGAGCTGCCGCTCGACCGAATCGCCGTCCTCTACCGCGCCAGCTCTTCCGCCGGGCCCTTGATCCGCGAGCTCCAGGCCCGCGGCATCCCCTACAGCGTCCGCGGCGGACAGAACCTTTTCGAGCGCCAGGAGATCCTCGACCTGCACCGCCTCGTCTATTTCCTCGCCGATCCCGCGGACGACCTCTCGCTGGTCGGCGTCCTGCGCTCGCCGCTCTTCCTCCTCTCCGACGCCGCCCTCTTCTTCCTCTGCCGGCGCGATCCGGAGCGCGGCCTTTGGGAGCGCCTGCAGGAGCCCGAGGCCCTCGAGACCCTGGAGCGAGAATTTCCGCAGGAGGCCGCCAAGGCGGCCTGGGCCCTGGCGCGGCTTAGGCGCCTGCTCGCCTTGGCCGAGACCCGTTCGGCCCATCGGCTGGTCGAGGACTGGCTGCGAAGGGAGGATTTGGGCGATCTCTACGCGGCGGCCGGCGGCGGGCCCCAGGCCCTGCTCGCGATCGAGCAGTGGCTGGATTGGCTGCGGGCCCTCGAGGAGGACCACGCCCCGCTGCGGCTGGCCGACGCGGCGCGGATCTTGCGGGAGGTTTCGGCCCTCCAGCCCAACAAGACC
This window encodes:
- a CDS encoding ATP-dependent helicase, which produces MTTNRETEDGHEALLARAVGLLDRDAIIVANAGAGKTYLLVEHYFALLEAGLEPAQVVAFTFTEKAANELKERIVARLRTHPGFAGLPDEVLRDYRAKILNGPIGTIHQYCLRIIEASRSAGERAAVKIVDEALESALQESVLRAYLRRRFEAEDPDALRLLRRFGIRDLGLILERYLAFLPMEPEEGLPLPPPEEEERLLLEAVERLGGPLWEEIQAQKRALGWMSFADMERRALELLQRPPETLKQFLQPVAHILVDEFQDTAPIQIRLIEALRAQGRAAGKRLRLFCVGDPKQSIYRFRDVDRNLLQKTEAEILAGGGEKFDFVVNFRSTPEVLGLVNAFSRGAFPEARDSVAQRPSSAESLARLVEIRPQGDGEGAESYAAAEARCVAEAVASRRGELPLDRIAVLYRASSSAGPLIRELQARGIPYSVRGGQNLFERQEILDLHRLVYFLADPADDLSLVGVLRSPLFLLSDAALFFLCRRDPERGLWERLQEPEALETLEREFPQEAAKAAWALARLRRLLALAETRSAHRLVEDWLRREDLGDLYAAAGGGPQALLAIEQWLDWLRALEEDHAPLRLADAARILREVSALQPNKTPLGDLVASRDSVQLMTIHAAKGLQFDTVFLIGANRRTHVDYPLLQRVGGSLALKLPDAGTKKRKTERYDAIESHHREEDREESKRLLYVATTRAENRLFVTMNPEGARAGSLQDLLLECLGDSAEAWKGPLPPGPGLVAAPLAVTPAPEEPAFQPAPRLRETRVSELETYLACPLKHHFAYARQVPTNPADLSDVAGATEIGTLLHAALNALHAAPGTGTREIVARLLAALGREGDPELTETLVTSLDSYLAGPAAATLRGALEDYSELPFL